In Alistipes ihumii AP11, a genomic segment contains:
- the rpoN gene encoding RNA polymerase factor sigma-54, whose amino-acid sequence MSNINQRQVQKLLQKLSPQQIQMIKLLELPAVQLEQRVKQEIEENPVLEEEATEENDEQQTKEVSVEEYFAEDDTPRYKYHANNYSKDDQKRPVYLTEGMSFHENLIEQLGFKNLSPREMTLGQYLIGSIDDDGYLRRSLSSIADDIAFSLGIETTEQELESVLKVIHELEPTGVGSRNLQECLLLQMHAMPQHSEAQKLAMKILTNYFDEFTKKHYEKLMSRLSVGEDEFRDAIEEIVRLSPKPGNLYSDGKNDNQPYIIPDFTLDYQNGIFELSLNSSNIPDIKVNRRYVEMIREMATRGGQSTEADREAIQFVKNKIDSAKWFISAIKQRHDTLMHTMQAILDYQREYFIDGDQSKLRPMILKDIADATNLDVSTISRVVNSKYVQTQFGIIPLKRLFSEAMQTDSGEEVSSYEIKNLLSECIDKEDKRKPLTDEVLMDILNAKGYHIARRTVAKYREMLGIPVARLRKQL is encoded by the coding sequence ATGTCTAACATCAACCAACGCCAGGTACAGAAACTGCTGCAGAAACTATCGCCGCAGCAGATCCAGATGATCAAACTGCTGGAGTTGCCCGCCGTTCAGCTCGAACAGCGCGTCAAGCAGGAGATCGAGGAAAACCCCGTACTGGAGGAAGAAGCCACCGAGGAAAACGACGAGCAGCAAACCAAAGAGGTTTCCGTCGAGGAATACTTCGCCGAGGACGATACGCCGCGGTACAAATATCACGCCAACAATTATTCGAAGGACGACCAGAAACGCCCCGTCTACCTGACCGAGGGAATGTCGTTCCACGAGAACCTGATCGAGCAGCTCGGCTTCAAGAACCTCTCTCCGCGCGAGATGACCCTCGGGCAATACCTGATCGGCAGCATCGACGACGACGGGTACCTGCGGCGCAGCCTGAGCTCGATCGCGGACGATATCGCGTTCAGCCTCGGAATCGAGACGACCGAGCAGGAGCTGGAAAGCGTACTGAAAGTCATCCACGAACTGGAGCCCACGGGCGTCGGGTCGCGTAATCTGCAGGAATGCCTGCTGCTCCAGATGCATGCCATGCCCCAGCACAGCGAGGCACAGAAACTGGCCATGAAAATACTGACCAACTATTTCGACGAGTTCACGAAGAAGCATTACGAAAAGCTGATGTCGCGGCTGAGCGTCGGCGAGGACGAGTTCCGGGACGCGATCGAGGAGATCGTCCGCCTGTCGCCCAAACCCGGCAACCTGTACAGCGACGGGAAGAACGACAACCAGCCCTATATCATACCGGACTTTACGCTCGACTATCAGAACGGCATCTTCGAGCTGAGCCTCAACTCGTCGAACATCCCCGACATCAAAGTCAACCGGCGCTACGTCGAGATGATCCGCGAGATGGCCACCCGGGGCGGGCAGAGTACCGAGGCCGACCGCGAGGCGATCCAGTTCGTCAAGAACAAGATCGACTCGGCCAAATGGTTCATTTCGGCGATCAAGCAGCGCCACGACACGCTGATGCATACGATGCAGGCCATACTGGACTATCAGCGCGAGTACTTCATCGACGGCGACCAGTCGAAGTTGCGCCCGATGATCCTCAAGGACATCGCCGACGCGACGAATCTCGACGTATCGACGATCTCGCGCGTGGTGAACAGCAAGTACGTGCAGACGCAATTCGGAATCATACCGCTCAAGCGGCTGTTCTCGGAGGCGATGCAGACCGACAGCGGCGAGGAAGTGTCGTCGTACGAGATCAAGAACCTCCTCTCGGAGTGCATCGACAAGGAGGACAAGCGCAAGCCGCTGACGGACGAGGTGCTGATGGATATCCTCAACGCCAAAGGCTACCACATCGCCCGGCGCACGGTGGCCAAGTACCGCGAAATGCTCGGCATTCCGGTCGCTCGGCTCCGCAAGCAGCTATAG
- the asnS gene encoding asparagine--tRNA ligase: protein MPDSRTKIAELLRSTAPGTDVVVKGWVRTKRGNKNVAFIAVNDGSIIHNIQIVADVARFDDSLLKKITTGSCIKVEGRLVESLGSGQPVEVQAERIELYGTADPETYPLQKKGHTLEFLREIAYLRPRTNTFGAVLRIRHAMAYAIHKYFNDRGFFYLHTPLITGSDAEGAGAMFQVTTLDLNNVPKNDAGEVDYAQDFFGKPCNLTVSGQLEGELGALALSQIYTFGPTFRAENSNTPRHLAEFWMIEPEMAFYELEDNMELAEDFLKYLIRYALENCADDLAFLAKMYDGELLERLRFVVENDFVRLDYTEGIEILEKSGEKFEFPVSWGLDLQSEHERYLVERHFKKPVILINYPKEIKAFYMKQNEDGKTVRAMDVLFPKIGEIIGGSQREENLDKLRARVDELGIPQKDIWWYLDTRRWGSAPHSGFGLGFERLLLFVTGMANIRDVIPFPRTPKSAEF from the coding sequence ATGCCAGACAGCAGAACGAAAATCGCGGAGTTGCTCCGATCGACGGCGCCGGGAACGGACGTGGTCGTCAAAGGATGGGTACGGACCAAACGGGGAAATAAGAACGTGGCCTTCATCGCCGTCAACGACGGTTCGATCATTCACAACATTCAGATCGTGGCCGATGTCGCCCGATTCGACGACAGCCTGCTCAAAAAGATTACGACCGGATCATGCATAAAGGTCGAGGGCCGTCTGGTCGAGTCGCTCGGTTCGGGGCAGCCCGTCGAGGTACAGGCCGAGCGCATCGAGCTGTACGGGACCGCCGACCCGGAAACCTATCCGTTGCAGAAAAAAGGACATACGCTCGAGTTCCTGCGCGAGATCGCCTACTTGCGCCCGCGCACGAACACGTTCGGAGCCGTACTGCGCATCCGCCACGCCATGGCCTACGCGATACACAAGTATTTCAACGACAGGGGATTCTTCTATCTCCACACTCCGCTGATCACGGGCAGCGACGCCGAGGGCGCCGGCGCCATGTTTCAGGTCACGACGCTCGACCTGAACAACGTGCCGAAGAACGACGCAGGAGAGGTAGACTATGCGCAGGATTTCTTCGGCAAACCCTGCAACCTGACCGTGTCGGGCCAGCTCGAGGGAGAGCTCGGCGCGCTGGCGCTGTCGCAGATCTACACGTTCGGGCCGACGTTCCGGGCCGAAAACTCGAATACGCCCCGACATTTGGCCGAATTCTGGATGATCGAGCCCGAAATGGCGTTCTATGAGCTGGAAGACAACATGGAGCTGGCCGAGGACTTCCTCAAGTACCTGATCCGGTACGCGCTCGAAAACTGCGCGGACGATCTGGCGTTTCTGGCCAAGATGTACGACGGAGAATTGCTCGAGCGACTTCGTTTCGTCGTCGAGAACGATTTCGTGCGGCTGGACTATACCGAAGGGATCGAAATCCTCGAGAAAAGCGGCGAGAAGTTCGAGTTCCCGGTCAGCTGGGGCCTCGACCTGCAGAGCGAGCACGAACGTTATCTGGTCGAGCGCCACTTCAAGAAGCCGGTTATCCTGATCAACTACCCGAAAGAGATCAAGGCGTTCTACATGAAGCAGAACGAAGACGGCAAGACGGTACGCGCCATGGACGTGCTGTTCCCGAAGATCGGGGAGATCATCGGCGGTTCGCAGCGCGAGGAGAATCTCGACAAGCTGCGGGCCCGGGTCGACGAGCTGGGCATTCCGCAAAAGGACATCTGGTGGTACCTCGACACGAGACGATGGGGCAGCGCGCCGCACAGCGGCTTCGGGCTCGGATTCGAGCGGCTGCTGCTGTTCGTCACGGGCATGGCCAACATACGCGACGTGATTCCGTTCCCCCGCACGCCGAAAAGCGCCGAATTCTAA